In one window of Arthrobacter pascens DNA:
- the pyrF gene encoding orotidine-5'-phosphate decarboxylase, whose amino-acid sequence MPEQVLDTAGRESFGSRLAAAMAAVGPLCVGIDPHPALLQSWGLGDDAAGLRRFSLTVLEAVGSLAAAVKPQVALYERHGSAGMAVLEEVLAAAAQEQVLTIADAKRGDIGSTMAAYADAWLRDGSSLAADSVTLSPYLGFESLRPALDLAALNGRGVFVLALTSNPEGASVQHLGGTDSVAKRITEAAAAENRRYGDSLGSVGLVVGATVGSALSDLGMDLKAMHGPVLAPGLGAQGATPADLRKTFGPAYPQVLGTSSREILAEGPAIRGLREAAQRTLDGLRGE is encoded by the coding sequence ATGCCTGAGCAGGTACTTGACACTGCCGGCCGGGAGTCCTTCGGTTCCCGGCTGGCGGCTGCCATGGCCGCCGTCGGCCCGTTATGCGTCGGCATTGACCCGCACCCCGCGCTGCTCCAGAGCTGGGGACTGGGCGACGACGCCGCCGGGCTGCGGCGCTTTTCGCTGACGGTCCTGGAGGCCGTGGGTTCGCTCGCTGCCGCGGTGAAGCCGCAGGTAGCGCTCTACGAGCGCCACGGTTCCGCCGGTATGGCAGTCCTCGAAGAGGTTCTGGCCGCCGCCGCCCAGGAGCAGGTCCTCACCATCGCGGATGCGAAACGCGGAGACATCGGATCCACCATGGCTGCCTACGCGGACGCGTGGCTGCGCGACGGTTCATCCCTGGCAGCCGATTCCGTCACGTTGAGTCCGTACCTGGGCTTTGAGTCACTCCGGCCGGCCCTTGACCTGGCCGCCCTGAACGGCCGTGGCGTGTTTGTCCTGGCGCTGACCTCAAATCCTGAAGGCGCCTCCGTCCAGCACCTCGGCGGAACCGACTCAGTGGCAAAGCGGATCACGGAAGCGGCGGCAGCGGAGAACCGCAGGTATGGGGATTCCCTCGGCTCGGTGGGACTCGTCGTGGGCGCCACAGTGGGATCGGCACTGTCCGACCTGGGCATGGATCTGAAGGCAATGCACGGTCCCGTCCTTGCTCCCGGGCTGGGTGCCCAGGGGGCCACTCCGGCTGACCTGCGCAAAACCTTCGGGCCGGCCTACCCGCAGGTGCTGGGAACGTCCAGCCGGGAAATCCTTGCGGAAGGACCCGCAATCCGGGGACTGCGCGAGGCCGCACAGCGCACCCTTGACGGGCTCCGCGGGGAATAG
- the gmk gene encoding guanylate kinase: MSKKPGLTVLAGPTAVGKGTVSTYIRDNYPGVWLSVSATTRAPRPGERDGVHYFFKTADEFDRLIKDGELLEWAVVHGQNRYGTLRSTVEQAIADGRSVLLEIDLQGARQVKEAVPDAQFVFLAPPSWEEMVRRLVGRGTETVEEQQQRLETAKLELAAEPEFDHTVINDDVRRAADELVSLMGLTPNPR, translated from the coding sequence GTGAGCAAGAAACCTGGACTGACAGTCCTCGCTGGTCCGACGGCTGTTGGCAAAGGCACCGTGTCCACTTACATCCGGGACAACTACCCCGGCGTCTGGCTGTCCGTCTCAGCCACCACCCGCGCCCCGCGGCCCGGGGAGCGGGACGGAGTGCACTACTTCTTTAAGACCGCTGACGAATTCGACCGCTTGATCAAAGATGGCGAACTGCTCGAGTGGGCCGTGGTCCACGGCCAGAACCGCTATGGGACCCTGCGGAGCACAGTAGAGCAGGCCATTGCCGATGGCCGCTCCGTCCTGCTCGAGATCGACCTGCAGGGGGCGCGCCAGGTCAAGGAGGCTGTCCCGGACGCCCAATTCGTCTTCCTGGCGCCCCCGAGCTGGGAAGAAATGGTCCGCCGTCTGGTGGGCCGTGGCACCGAAACGGTCGAGGAACAGCAGCAAAGGCTGGAAACCGCTAAACTGGAACTGGCCGCTGAACCGGAGTTTGACCATACCGTCATCAATGATGACGTACGCCGGGCAGCGGACGAGCTTGTTTCACTCATGGGGCTGACCCCGAACCCGCGCTAA
- the carB gene encoding carbamoyl-phosphate synthase large subunit, producing MPKRTDLKSVLVIGSGPIVIGQAAEFDYSGTQALRVLKEEGLRVILVNSNPATIMTDPEFADATYIEPITPEVVEKIIAKERPDAVLPTLGGQTALNTAIALDKNGVLEKYNVELIGANIAAIELGEDREKFKGVVERCGAESARSHIIHSMDEALKAAEDLGYPMVVRPSFTMGGLGSGLAYTEDDLRRIVGQGLQYSPTSEVLLEESILGWKEYELEMMRDKNDNVVVVCSIENFDPVGVHTGDSITVAPALTLTDREYQRLRDISIAVIREVGVDTGGCNIQFAIEPDTGRVVVIEMNPRVSRSSALASKATGFAIAKIATKLSLGYTLDEIPNDITQKTPASFEPTLDYVVVKVPRFAFEKFPAADNTLTTTMKSVGEAMAMGRNFTEALQKALRSLEQKGSQLDFSHVPEWEVPELIEKAKRPTTERLHQVQRALLGGASVEDLYEATKIDPWFLDQLQLLNEISREIRQSGALTVDMLQRAKRHGFSDEQIGALTHNSEAVVRGVRQALGIRPVYKTVDTCAAEFAAYTPYHYSSYDEEDEVALHSKPSILILGSGPNRIGQGIEFDYSCVHASMALRKAGYETVMVNCNPETVSTDYDVSTRLYFEPLTLEDVLEVIAAEERTGGVMGVFVQLGGQTPLKLAQQLADAGVPILGTSPEAIDLAEHRGAFSRVLDKAGLISPKNGTAVSFEDAKKIADEIGYPVLVRPSYVLGGRGMEIVYDEPNLSRYIANATEITPDHPVLIDRFLEDAVEIDVDALFDGTDMYLGGIMEHIEEAGIHSGDSACVLPPITLGTNVLERVRTATRAIAEGVGVRGLINIQFALASDVLYVLEANPRASRTVPFVSKATGVQMAKAAALIGTGVTIGQLRSAYKMLPETGDGSTLPLDAPVSVKEAVLPFSRFRTPEGKVVDSLLGPEMRSTGEVMGIDKHFDTAFAKSQAAANNALPTEGKIFVSVANRDKRSVIMGVKRLSDLGFEIVSTGGTADVLRRNGIQATPVRKVAEGSSAEGEGTIADLVIAGEIDMVFNTPSGGEARSDGYELRAAATSIGIPCITTVAEFNAAVQAIEAMRTYEWSVTSLQEHAAALAASQDAARQKAALQHA from the coding sequence ATGCCTAAGAGAACTGACCTTAAGAGCGTCCTGGTCATCGGTTCCGGCCCCATCGTGATCGGCCAGGCCGCCGAATTCGACTACTCCGGCACCCAGGCACTGCGGGTCCTCAAGGAGGAAGGCCTCCGGGTCATCCTTGTGAACTCCAACCCGGCCACCATCATGACCGATCCTGAGTTCGCGGATGCCACTTACATCGAGCCCATCACTCCTGAGGTGGTGGAGAAGATCATCGCCAAGGAACGGCCGGACGCTGTCCTGCCCACCCTGGGCGGACAGACCGCACTGAACACAGCCATCGCGCTGGACAAGAACGGCGTGCTCGAGAAGTACAACGTGGAACTCATCGGCGCCAACATCGCCGCGATCGAACTCGGCGAGGACCGCGAAAAGTTCAAGGGCGTCGTGGAGCGCTGCGGTGCGGAGTCTGCACGCAGCCACATCATCCACAGCATGGACGAGGCACTCAAGGCCGCCGAGGACCTCGGCTACCCCATGGTGGTCCGGCCGTCCTTCACCATGGGCGGGCTCGGCTCCGGCCTGGCATACACCGAGGATGACCTGCGCCGCATCGTCGGCCAGGGCCTGCAGTACAGCCCCACCAGCGAGGTATTGCTCGAAGAGAGCATCCTCGGCTGGAAGGAATACGAGCTGGAAATGATGCGGGACAAGAACGACAACGTGGTGGTTGTCTGTTCCATCGAGAACTTCGACCCCGTGGGCGTGCACACCGGCGACTCCATCACCGTGGCACCCGCGCTGACCCTGACGGACCGTGAATACCAGCGGCTCCGCGATATCTCCATCGCCGTAATCCGTGAAGTGGGCGTTGACACCGGCGGCTGCAACATCCAGTTCGCCATCGAACCGGACACGGGACGTGTTGTGGTCATCGAGATGAACCCGCGCGTGTCCCGCTCCTCGGCACTGGCTTCCAAGGCCACGGGCTTCGCGATCGCCAAGATCGCCACCAAGCTCTCCCTGGGCTACACCCTGGACGAAATCCCGAACGACATCACCCAGAAGACGCCCGCGTCATTTGAGCCCACCCTGGACTACGTCGTCGTCAAGGTACCGCGGTTCGCCTTCGAGAAGTTCCCGGCGGCGGACAACACCCTGACCACCACCATGAAGTCCGTGGGCGAAGCCATGGCCATGGGCCGCAACTTCACCGAGGCCCTGCAGAAGGCACTGCGTTCCCTTGAGCAGAAGGGTTCACAGCTGGACTTCAGCCATGTCCCTGAATGGGAAGTGCCAGAACTGATCGAGAAGGCAAAGCGCCCCACCACCGAGCGCCTGCACCAGGTCCAGCGTGCCCTCCTCGGCGGCGCCAGCGTGGAGGACCTGTACGAGGCCACCAAGATCGACCCGTGGTTCCTGGATCAGCTCCAGCTGCTGAATGAGATTTCCCGCGAGATCCGCCAGTCCGGCGCACTCACCGTTGACATGCTGCAGCGGGCCAAGCGCCACGGCTTCTCCGACGAGCAGATCGGTGCCCTGACGCACAACTCCGAGGCCGTGGTCCGCGGTGTGCGCCAGGCACTGGGAATCCGTCCGGTCTACAAGACGGTGGACACCTGCGCCGCTGAGTTCGCCGCCTACACCCCGTACCACTACTCGTCCTATGACGAAGAGGACGAGGTTGCGCTGCACTCCAAGCCCTCCATCCTGATCCTCGGATCCGGCCCTAACCGCATCGGCCAGGGCATCGAGTTCGACTACTCCTGCGTCCACGCCTCCATGGCGCTGCGCAAGGCCGGTTACGAAACTGTCATGGTCAACTGCAACCCGGAGACGGTCTCCACGGACTACGACGTCTCCACCCGCCTGTACTTTGAGCCGCTGACCCTCGAGGACGTCCTGGAGGTCATCGCGGCGGAGGAACGCACCGGCGGTGTGATGGGTGTGTTCGTCCAGCTCGGCGGCCAGACACCCCTCAAGCTGGCACAGCAGCTGGCCGACGCCGGCGTGCCCATCCTGGGCACTTCCCCGGAAGCGATCGACCTCGCCGAACACCGCGGCGCATTCTCCCGCGTCCTGGACAAGGCCGGCCTGATCTCCCCGAAGAACGGCACCGCAGTGTCCTTCGAGGACGCCAAGAAGATCGCCGACGAGATCGGCTACCCGGTCCTGGTCCGTCCTTCCTACGTGCTGGGCGGCCGCGGCATGGAGATCGTCTACGACGAGCCGAACCTCTCCCGCTACATCGCCAACGCCACCGAGATCACCCCGGACCACCCCGTCCTGATCGACCGGTTCCTGGAGGACGCCGTCGAAATCGACGTTGACGCCCTTTTCGACGGTACCGACATGTACTTGGGCGGGATCATGGAGCACATCGAAGAAGCCGGTATCCACTCCGGTGACTCCGCCTGCGTCCTGCCTCCCATCACGCTGGGGACCAACGTCCTGGAACGGGTGCGCACCGCAACCCGTGCCATCGCCGAAGGCGTGGGCGTGCGCGGCCTGATCAACATCCAGTTCGCCCTCGCCTCCGACGTCCTGTACGTGCTCGAAGCAAACCCGCGTGCTTCGCGCACCGTCCCGTTCGTGTCCAAGGCCACCGGCGTGCAGATGGCCAAGGCTGCAGCCCTGATCGGCACCGGCGTGACCATCGGACAGCTCAGGAGCGCCTACAAGATGCTGCCGGAAACCGGTGACGGCTCCACCCTGCCGCTCGACGCGCCGGTATCGGTCAAGGAAGCCGTCCTGCCGTTCAGCCGGTTCCGCACTCCGGAGGGCAAGGTTGTCGACTCTCTGCTGGGCCCGGAAATGCGCTCCACGGGCGAGGTCATGGGCATCGACAAGCACTTCGACACCGCCTTCGCCAAGAGCCAGGCCGCAGCCAACAACGCGCTGCCCACCGAAGGCAAGATCTTTGTCTCCGTCGCCAACCGGGACAAGCGTTCGGTCATCATGGGCGTCAAAAGGCTCTCGGACCTAGGCTTCGAGATTGTCTCCACCGGCGGCACCGCTGACGTGCTGCGCCGCAACGGCATCCAGGCGACCCCGGTCCGCAAGGTCGCCGAAGGCAGCAGTGCCGAGGGGGAGGGCACCATCGCGGACCTCGTCATCGCCGGGGAAATCGACATGGTGTTCAACACGCCCTCCGGCGGCGAAGCCCGCAGCGACGGTTACGAACTGCGCGCCGCGGCAACCTCGATCGGCATTCCGTGCATCACTACGGTGGCCGAGTTCAACGCCGCCGTGCAGGCGATCGAGGCCATGCGCACGTACGAATGGTCGGTGACCAGCCTGCAGGAGCATGCTGCGGCACTGGCCGCCTCGCAGGACGCGGCAAGGCAGAAGGCGGCCCTGCAGCATGCCTGA
- a CDS encoding dihydroorotase: protein MPDNNGTYLIRGAAILGAGTEDLLIRDGRIAERGTGLAGTDAADGATVIDASGLIALPGMVDVHTHLREPGREDAETVETGTRAAALGGYTAVHAMANSTPVADTAGVVEQVYSLGRDAGWVDVRPVGAVTVGLAGEQLAELGAMADSRARVRMFSDDGKCVHDPVLMRRALEYVKAFDGVVAQHAQEPRLTAGAEMNEGEVSAVLGLAGWPAVAEESIIARDVLLAQHVDSRLHVCHVSTAGSVEIIRWAKERGINVTAEVTPHHLLLTDELVRTYDPVYKVNPPLRTNADVQALRAGLADGTIDVVGTDHAPHPSEHKECEWAQAAMGMTGLETALSVVQHTMIETGLMTWADFARVTSTAAAQIGRLADQGRPLDAGEPANIILVDPAARWTVDPSTMATMGRNSPFAGMELPGKVVATFFKGHPTVLDGELNTPYRQPSPAGAS, encoded by the coding sequence ATGCCAGACAATAACGGAACCTATCTGATCCGCGGCGCAGCGATCCTGGGCGCAGGCACCGAGGACCTGCTCATCCGCGACGGCCGGATCGCTGAACGGGGCACCGGCCTGGCGGGAACCGACGCTGCCGACGGCGCAACCGTCATCGATGCCTCCGGCCTGATAGCCCTGCCCGGAATGGTGGACGTGCACACCCACCTGCGCGAACCCGGCCGCGAGGACGCTGAGACTGTCGAGACCGGAACCCGCGCTGCCGCACTGGGCGGCTACACTGCCGTGCACGCCATGGCCAACAGCACCCCTGTTGCCGACACCGCTGGCGTGGTGGAGCAGGTCTACAGCCTGGGCCGGGACGCCGGCTGGGTCGATGTCCGTCCTGTGGGCGCCGTGACGGTGGGCCTGGCGGGGGAGCAGCTCGCAGAACTGGGCGCCATGGCCGATTCCCGTGCCCGCGTCCGGATGTTCTCCGACGACGGCAAATGCGTGCACGACCCGGTCCTGATGAGGCGGGCCCTGGAATACGTCAAGGCGTTCGACGGCGTGGTGGCCCAGCACGCGCAGGAACCTCGCCTCACCGCCGGTGCGGAGATGAACGAGGGCGAAGTGTCCGCCGTCCTGGGACTCGCCGGCTGGCCTGCCGTGGCCGAGGAGAGCATCATCGCCCGTGACGTACTGCTGGCGCAGCACGTGGATTCCCGCCTGCACGTCTGCCACGTCTCCACCGCCGGTTCAGTGGAGATCATCCGGTGGGCCAAGGAACGCGGCATCAACGTCACCGCCGAGGTCACGCCCCACCACCTCCTGCTCACCGATGAACTGGTCCGCACCTACGACCCCGTGTACAAGGTCAACCCGCCGCTGCGCACCAATGCGGATGTGCAGGCCCTGCGCGCCGGACTGGCGGATGGCACGATTGACGTCGTCGGCACCGACCACGCCCCGCACCCCAGCGAGCACAAGGAATGTGAGTGGGCGCAGGCGGCCATGGGCATGACCGGGCTGGAAACCGCACTGTCCGTGGTCCAGCACACCATGATCGAAACCGGGCTGATGACCTGGGCGGACTTTGCCCGGGTCACGTCCACGGCCGCCGCGCAGATCGGCAGGCTGGCGGACCAGGGCCGTCCCCTCGACGCAGGTGAGCCGGCCAACATCATCCTGGTGGACCCGGCCGCGCGCTGGACTGTCGACCCGTCCACGATGGCCACCATGGGCCGGAACTCACCGTTCGCCGGAATGGAACTCCCCGGCAAGGTTGTTGCCACCTTCTTCAAGGGCCACCCCACTGTCCTGGACGGCGAGCTCAACACGCCTTACCGGCAGCCTTCGCCCGCAGGCGCTTCCTGA
- a CDS encoding PH-like domain-containing protein: MDNKTLTLLITLPLIAVVLGLIWAGWRNRLRRQSDVEPLPAVPAAPGVPLGSAEGQYVASTTAGDWLDRIAVHGLGIRTNAVLNVYPHGVLFDRSGAPALYVPVADLTAVRQESGMAGKFVEKDGLLVLSWKLGSHELDTGFRTRRAADKSALFESLQHLISAAPQADPQSGK, translated from the coding sequence ATGGACAACAAAACGCTCACCTTACTCATCACCCTGCCGCTCATCGCCGTCGTCCTGGGACTGATCTGGGCTGGCTGGCGCAACCGCCTCAGGCGGCAGTCCGACGTCGAACCTCTGCCTGCCGTGCCTGCGGCGCCGGGCGTGCCGCTCGGCAGCGCAGAAGGCCAGTACGTTGCCTCCACCACCGCAGGTGACTGGCTGGACCGGATAGCGGTCCACGGGCTCGGCATCCGGACCAACGCAGTCCTCAACGTGTATCCCCACGGCGTCCTCTTCGACAGATCGGGAGCGCCGGCTCTCTATGTTCCCGTGGCGGACCTGACCGCTGTCCGGCAGGAAAGCGGGATGGCCGGCAAGTTCGTCGAAAAGGACGGCCTCCTGGTACTGAGCTGGAAGCTCGGCTCCCACGAGCTGGACACGGGTTTCCGTACCCGCCGCGCCGCGGACAAATCCGCCCTCTTCGAATCCCTTCAGCATTTGATCTCCGCGGCCCCCCAGGCTGATCCCCAGAGTGGAAAGTAA
- the rpoZ gene encoding DNA-directed RNA polymerase subunit omega — MSTNLEGIINPPIDSLLEAADSKYGLVIFGAKRARQINAYYAQLHEGLFEYVGPLVDTKLNEKSLSIALREINEGKLVSTPIEAAE, encoded by the coding sequence GTGTCCACGAACCTTGAAGGCATCATCAACCCGCCGATCGACTCGCTTCTTGAGGCAGCTGATTCCAAGTACGGCCTGGTGATCTTCGGTGCCAAGCGTGCACGTCAGATCAACGCTTACTACGCCCAGCTGCACGAGGGCCTTTTCGAGTACGTCGGCCCGCTGGTTGACACCAAGCTGAACGAGAAGTCGCTGTCAATCGCCCTGCGCGAGATCAACGAAGGCAAGCTCGTTTCCACGCCGATCGAAGCTGCAGAGTAA
- the mihF gene encoding integration host factor, actinobacterial type, producing the protein MALRPLSASERADALNKAAAARAARAAAKERLKNGETTAADLLSSATADDALARMRVAELLEALPGVGKVRAAAIMKQLGIATSRRVRGLGIHQRQALVDFIDEK; encoded by the coding sequence ATGGCCCTGCGACCCTTATCCGCGTCGGAACGCGCTGATGCGCTGAACAAGGCTGCTGCTGCCCGGGCCGCCCGGGCAGCAGCAAAAGAGCGGCTGAAAAACGGGGAGACAACGGCCGCGGACCTCCTCAGCTCTGCCACAGCGGATGACGCCCTTGCCAGGATGCGTGTGGCGGAGCTGCTGGAGGCGCTGCCCGGTGTCGGAAAGGTGAGGGCAGCAGCCATCATGAAGCAATTGGGGATCGCAACATCCCGCAGGGTCCGCGGACTGGGCATTCACCAGCGCCAGGCGCTGGTAGATTTTATAGACGAGAAGTAG
- a CDS encoding aspartate carbamoyltransferase catalytic subunit, translated as MKHLLSTEDLSLANAIRILDTAEEMAAVGEREVKKLPALRGRTVVNLFFEDSTRTRISFEAAAKRLSADVINFAAKGSSVSKGESLKDTAQTLSAMGADAVVIRHWASGAPHRLASTDWIDAAVINAGDGTHEHPTQALLDAFTMRRHWAKLSGTGSIGEDLQGMRVAIAGDVLHSRVARSNVWLLRTLGAEVTLVAPPTLLPIGVEKWPSKVSYNLDETLEGGVDAVMMLRVQGERMNASFFPSTREYSRRWGFDDNRLRTLDSLGMKDTIIMHPGPMNRGLEISAAAADSPRSTVLAQVRNGVSVRMAALYLLLSGDTREPAANSKESN; from the coding sequence ATGAAGCACCTGCTCTCCACCGAAGACCTCAGCCTTGCCAACGCAATCCGCATCCTTGATACCGCCGAGGAAATGGCGGCAGTAGGGGAGCGGGAGGTCAAGAAACTTCCTGCCCTGCGGGGACGCACGGTGGTGAACCTGTTCTTCGAGGATTCAACCCGCACCCGGATCTCCTTCGAGGCGGCGGCAAAACGCCTGTCCGCCGACGTCATCAACTTCGCCGCGAAGGGCTCCTCCGTGTCCAAGGGCGAGTCCCTCAAGGACACTGCCCAGACTCTGTCAGCGATGGGCGCCGATGCCGTCGTCATTCGCCACTGGGCGTCGGGCGCGCCGCACCGGCTGGCCTCCACAGACTGGATCGACGCCGCCGTTATCAACGCCGGCGACGGAACCCACGAGCACCCCACTCAGGCACTGCTGGACGCGTTCACCATGCGCCGGCACTGGGCGAAACTCTCCGGAACGGGATCCATCGGGGAAGACCTCCAGGGAATGCGGGTGGCCATCGCCGGCGACGTCCTGCACTCACGGGTCGCCCGTTCCAACGTGTGGCTGCTGCGCACGCTTGGTGCGGAAGTAACCCTCGTGGCACCGCCCACGCTGCTGCCCATCGGCGTCGAAAAGTGGCCGTCCAAGGTGAGCTACAACTTGGACGAGACCCTCGAAGGCGGCGTTGACGCCGTCATGATGCTCCGCGTGCAGGGCGAGCGGATGAATGCCTCGTTCTTTCCCAGCACACGTGAATATTCCCGCCGCTGGGGTTTCGACGACAATCGGCTCCGGACCCTGGACAGCCTGGGCATGAAGGACACCATCATCATGCACCCCGGCCCCATGAACAGGGGCCTGGAAATTTCCGCGGCCGCCGCCGACTCGCCCCGCTCCACCGTGCTTGCACAGGTCCGGAACGGCGTGTCAGTCCGGATGGCCGCCCTGTACCTGCTGCTCTCCGGGGACACCCGGGAACCAGCCGCCAACTCCAAGGAGAGCAACTGA
- the carA gene encoding glutamine-hydrolyzing carbamoyl-phosphate synthase small subunit, whose translation MPRVESKTVTETQVTAAAEKATPAVSTPVPAALVLEDGRIFRGTSYGATGTALGEAVFATGMTGYQETITDPSYARQLVVQTAPHIGNTGVNSEDAESRRIWVAGYIVRDAARRPSNWRSERSLDDELVEQGIIGIQGVDTRAITRHLREHKTMRAGIFSGDAAAATEKELVDLVLASEPMEGARLAEEVSVDEAYVVEPKDHGWEGDARFSIAAIDLGIKAMTPVRFAERGVRVHVLPATATLEDVKAVNPDGFFMSNGPGDPATADAQVKLLRSVLDEKLPYFGICFGNQILGRALGFGTYKLRYGHRGINQPVMDRRTGKVEITSQNHGFAVDAPLDGATQAPEERYGRVEVSHISLNDDVVEGLACLDIPAFSVQYHPEAAAGPHDAAYLFDRFIDLMEDIKPNTTGRTANLSGEPVDSVHPAAPSTTDNNTEDKK comes from the coding sequence ATCCCCAGAGTGGAAAGTAAAACAGTGACAGAAACACAAGTAACAGCAGCAGCAGAGAAGGCCACTCCAGCAGTTTCCACGCCCGTCCCGGCAGCCCTCGTGCTTGAGGACGGCCGGATCTTCCGCGGCACCAGCTACGGCGCCACCGGAACCGCCCTGGGCGAGGCCGTGTTTGCCACCGGCATGACCGGTTACCAGGAGACCATCACCGACCCGTCCTACGCCCGGCAGCTGGTGGTCCAGACAGCGCCGCACATCGGCAACACCGGCGTCAACAGCGAAGACGCCGAGTCCCGACGCATCTGGGTTGCCGGCTACATCGTCCGCGACGCCGCCCGGCGCCCCTCCAACTGGCGCTCCGAGCGCAGCCTGGACGACGAACTCGTGGAGCAGGGCATCATCGGCATCCAGGGCGTCGACACCCGTGCCATCACACGCCACCTGCGCGAACACAAGACCATGCGTGCAGGCATCTTCTCCGGCGATGCTGCCGCGGCCACTGAGAAGGAGCTCGTGGACCTGGTTCTCGCCAGCGAACCGATGGAAGGCGCGCGGCTGGCTGAGGAAGTGAGCGTCGACGAGGCTTACGTCGTGGAGCCCAAGGACCACGGCTGGGAAGGCGACGCACGGTTCAGCATCGCCGCCATCGACCTCGGCATCAAAGCGATGACCCCCGTCCGCTTCGCCGAGCGCGGCGTCCGCGTTCACGTGCTCCCCGCCACCGCTACCCTCGAGGACGTCAAGGCAGTCAACCCTGACGGTTTCTTCATGTCCAACGGGCCCGGCGACCCCGCCACCGCAGACGCCCAGGTGAAGCTCCTCCGCTCCGTCCTGGACGAGAAGCTGCCCTACTTCGGCATCTGCTTCGGCAACCAGATCCTGGGCCGCGCGCTGGGCTTCGGCACCTACAAGCTGCGCTACGGCCACCGCGGCATCAACCAGCCCGTGATGGACCGGCGCACCGGCAAGGTGGAGATCACGTCGCAGAACCATGGCTTCGCCGTGGACGCACCGCTCGACGGCGCCACCCAGGCCCCGGAGGAACGGTACGGCCGCGTTGAAGTCAGCCACATCAGCCTGAACGACGACGTCGTCGAGGGCCTCGCGTGCCTGGACATCCCGGCCTTCTCCGTCCAGTACCACCCCGAGGCGGCGGCCGGCCCGCACGACGCAGCCTACCTGTTCGACCGCTTCATCGACCTGATGGAGGACATTAAGCCAAACACCACCGGCCGCACCGCAAACCTCTCCGGAGAACCAGTGGATTCCGTCCACCCCGCCGCTCCAAGCACGACTGACAACAACACTGAGGACAAGAAGTAA